The nucleotide window ggggttagttcgtaacgcAAATATGGCAGTCGTATACATATATCCCGCTTTTTCTGCCATCAAAAGTTGACAtatgaatacatcgtgccaatcatgttgtgaatacatcgtgccaatcgaGTCGATCTTgcagctggagcgaggttggcGTTGTGAAGCCCATGCCCATCAGTAAGTATATAAATCAGTTACTGGTGTTAATCATATGCCCATCAGTAAGTATTTGAATTAGTTACTGGTAAAGATGCAGACTCATTTGAGACTGTAGGGATGTTGGCCAAATAAAATACAACTGTAGACAATGTTTTGCATGACACAtgtttttaattttaatttctcCCCCTCTTTGGGAAATCAAAGCTCCCTAAACTGTTCTACTTATTTCAGTAATCACACACACGGCTTCTCCCATAAGCATTTCATATGAGCCATTGTGTTACTGAGCGATCAACAGATGAGAGAAAAGAAGATGTACTTCCTGGCAAAGGATAACAGAATTGAGAAAGGAGAACACTTTTTGGCCAGCAGACAGGGTGGTTGTCTGCTTGAGAACACAGAATTCGGCACTGGGCACCAGATCCCTTGCACAACTTTGAGGTCAAGTTCAAGTTTCGTAACCAATCACTTTCCCTAATTGCGGATACTGGCTAATCTTTCTCATCTAGTTTGACGGCTTTAATTTAACCTGCTTTCCTTACGTCACTCATATAAGggctgttctttctctctctctctctttctttctctctttctctctgactcacctctttctttcccctggCCCCACTTGACCCGACATTCCCTGGCAAAGATCCCCCCCTTTGGAAACGGAATCTCGGCATTGGAATCTCTGTGGAACATCAGCCctataaatggtttgtttgaTATGAAAACAGAAAGGAGCCCTCTGCATATTTGTCTTCCATTAATATATCCCCGAGGACAGAAGCCATGTGAGTCAACAAATTTACAAAGAACATTGATGGAACTCAAGAGAGAGTTACACTTGTAATGATTTTACATAACGACACCATTGAAAATGTGGCAACCAATGACTATATTCACCAGACGATGGATTCCCTGTCCATCTGTATGTTCAGTTATTGGTGGATATTTTTAAAAGTAGCACAACTCATCATTGTATTGTAAGTTGTAAGTGTGACACCtgcttccttttttttttctacctcTACAATTTACTCTGTCTTGTTCATTCATCTTATTCTCTCAGCATTTAAAAACAAGTGACCTTCAGTtgagttaaaggtgctctaagcgatgccacacgtttttaaGGCTAAACAtgttatgtcacttactgcaaacatcacctcaccaaccgctagctgtctgtgcccTGTATACACTGTAAGAAACcgcaatctctgtggacagcccaggctccaaaaacggcaacacaaacaacctgggcaaacctagcccataaaaacataacaaactgttccagcaaatcacagacgagatgcatgtttaggagagttaattgcacgggagcagcacgggagggagggggaggaagtagcgagctagctctctgttttgtttgaaagtcaacagaagtgatgttacccagcatcgcttagagcacctttaatgccCATTAACGAAGGTCATTTTAGAACTCTACTGTCCAGATCTAGAATTCATACTGACCATCATTTAAAACGAATGAATTGAGTTAGTTATTACATCAACAGAAGGAACCTTCCTTTAGCGACATTCTAATCATGTGTTCGTGACAGAACTCTTCCCAGACATTAATCCAAGCACGAGGAGTGGGCGTTGGGGGGCCAGACAGCATGGCGACCCAGCTCCTGGCGGCTGGTGGGGACAGTCTTCTCCAGgggttctctcttcctcctgggCAGCCGCAAGAGAAAGGTCCACATGGTCCCGATGCGGGGGAAGCCCTTCCTCGTTTTCCTGCTCTTCCAGCGGAGATCTCTGATGGCGTACTCCTCCGTCACCTGGCGGTTTAGGGTGAACACAGAGTCTCCTCGTACTGCGGCCGTGAAGAGCGCCTCGTACTGCCCTGGGATGGCGGTCCACTCTCCTGTCGTCAGGTTGTAGCAGTCCATCATGCACCGCAAGAAGTCGTCGTCCGGGCCGTTCCTCATGACGTAGAGATTGTCCCTGTGGGACACCATATAGTGACCGTAACTCTGCGGTCGAACAAGAGTGGTGACTAACTCCCACTGGTCACGTTCGACCACATACTCGTAGATCTCGGTGGCGTCCTTTGGCCTCCACAGGCAGATGAACATCCGGTTCATGGCTTTGGTGCACGGCACGTTGGTGGCGGTCCGCGGCAGGCTAGCCGCAGGTGACCAGgtgtgcttggcgggccggaacGCCTCCACTGAGGCCATGGGCTTCCGTTGGAACTCTCCGCCCAGGGCGTACAGCGCCCCCTCGTGGCCCAGCAGAGAAGCGTTGTAGCGGAGCTGTGCGGGGCTCGGGAACACGCTCCAGGAGTCCGCCTCCGGGTCGTAGCAGAACCCGGAGTCCACCACGTTCTTGCTGACGTCGGCCACCCCGCCGACAATGTACAGCTTGTTGTCGAGAACGGCCACGCTGGCCATGGTGGTGCTGGCGTCCAGGGGCAGGCTGGTGAGCACCCTCCAgtcatcctcttcctcgtccAGGTAGCACACGGTGCGACAAGAGTCGCGCAGAAGTTTCGTGGAGGGCGAGTGAGTGCCCACCATCACGTACGAGTTGGGGATGAGGGACTCCACATAGCTGATCATCTCCTGAGGCAGACATCTTAGGTCATCCTTCAGGTCAGCGTATATGTCACGGATAAACA belongs to Alosa sapidissima isolate fAloSap1 chromosome 20, fAloSap1.pri, whole genome shotgun sequence and includes:
- the kbtbd13a gene encoding kelch repeat and BTB domain-containing protein 13; amino-acid sequence: MPSPPSLSARNNAVRPSPRTATQLSIASHYSRTGTARKEHKPCSRPVFVSPWRPGRSRRGCCHGQRRGRRGLPITCGKAPKLQHANANPRIGNNGKWCQLHSGAARAVTGILMKDDAGVSMEPGSCSGSESESDGSPCPLVDTPKQEAAPVCVRVRVDGSVFPAERPLLAGESEYFRALFQSGMRESQQEEIRLQGLSARGFLITLSVLQGERPLLSADEIVEVIECAAFLQVQTLSKHLANIIDSDNCLLMYHTSAVYGLLDLFKSAALFIRDIYADLKDDLRCLPQEMISYVESLIPNSYVMVGTHSPSTKLLRDSCRTVCYLDEEEDDWRVLTSLPLDASTTMASVAVLDNKLYIVGGVADVSKNVVDSGFCYDPEADSWSVFPSPAQLRYNASLLGHEGALYALGGEFQRKPMASVEAFRPAKHTWSPAASLPRTATNVPCTKAMNRMFICLWRPKDATEIYEYVVERDQWELVTTLVRPQSYGHYMVSHRDNLYVMRNGPDDDFLRCMMDCYNLTTGEWTAIPGQYEALFTAAVRGDSVFTLNRQVTEEYAIRDLRWKSRKTRKGFPRIGTMWTFLLRLPRRKREPLEKTVPTSRQELGRHAVWPPNAHSSCLD